GTTATACCCTTCGCCGGCTACGATGTCTTTTAACAAATTCTTCAGCGCTAAATCATCATACTTGTTGCCATTTAGATCGTAGCTGTACCGTGTAATGCTGGAAGGAACCAATGCTAGCATCGGTTTTCCGTTGGATTCACTCAGTGTCGTTAGTCGGTAGTAGGAAGCTCTGGACAACCCGACGATAGTACACAGTCGTCGAACTGGCCAGCCCATGGCATGCCATTTCATCACTACCTGGGTTTTTTCCAGGGGGTTCAGCGGTTTTTTTTTAACATATCTCGAAGAACAGCGACTTCTAAGTTCTTTTCTTCCAGTCGGCTTTTAAGACGTTCCAGTTCTTTCTGAGCTTCTTCTGACAACAATAAAGCAGATGAAGATTGCTTTTTATGACCAAACCGGCCAGTTTCAACATACTCCTTACGCCATCGACTGAGCAGAACGGGATGAATTCCTGTTTCTTGACTGATTTCCTGTAAAGGCTGTCCTTTCAGAGAGCGACTGACCATCTGCAGCTTTTCTTCATCACTGTATTTCCGGCGACTTCCCATTATCCACATCTCCCTATTTCTTAATCGTATCATAACGTACTTTTAAGTTATAGGTGTCACGGTTTTTTAGGGGGTCAAGGGGCAGGGACGTCGTAAACACGGAAACGTTCTACGACATATCGTGCAAAAGCGGCGACGTCCAAGTGCGGATAATTCTGGGGATATGTTATGGAGGGGAGTAAAGATGGAAATAAGAAAAGCAACTATTGACGATGTTAAGGATATTAGTCGTATTCATGCTTTAAGCTGGAAGTTTGCATATAAAGGGATAATTCCTCAAGCCTTCTTAGATGAGCTGAAAGAGGATCATTGGGAGTCAGCATTTGTAGATTGGATAAAAGATAATGTTTTAACTGCACAGATTTTATTTGAAAATGGCAAGTCAATTGGCTGTATTGCATATGGAAAATCTAGAGATAAGTCACTCCCAGATTGGGGAGAAATTGTTTCTCTTTATTTGTTGCCTGAATATTTTGGCAAAGGATATGGTAATAAATTGTTAGATTCTTCGTTATCAGATTTAAAAGAATCGGGTTATGAAAGCATCTACTTATGGGTACTAAAGAATAATCGACGGGCAAGACGCTTCTATGAGAAAAATGGGATGCGGTGCAACAATGATGAATATGTTTTAGAAATTATGGGGGAGCAGCTTATTGATGTGCGATATATTTATTCTTTTAACAGTTGTACCAAATGATTATGAAATGAGTTAACAATATCATAGTGTAGTAATCTGGATGTTTTTGTAGAATCTTTAAGGCGTCGCCATCCGTGGTGCTGTCTGAGTCTGGGGGTACGATGCGTCGTAGAAAAGTGAATTCCCAAAATTTGAGAGGATATGAAAGCAAAACACCGGACTTCGGGAATTCACAGGACGTTAGATGAAATTGGGCTAAAGAACTAAAACTATTTATTCGGAAGGAATGATAACTAATGAAACAGTTTTTATCTGTATTATCAAGTAATCAAATTAATAAATATGGCATAAAAATACCAGCAAACAATTTAGAGTTAGCGCTTAACCAAAGCTGGAATTTTGGAGTACCTACCTGTATTAGTCATGATTCTCATCGACCAGCGGCTTGGTCACAAGGATTATCTCTTTATATAGAATCAGATTTAGTACGTTTTATTGGCTTAACTCATGTTCCTGAAAACAATAAAGATTCTGAAAAAATATCAGATAGTTTTCGAGGTTATTTATCAAAAAAGATAGAGGATAATTTAAGTGAATATGAAGAAGAATTAAGGTCAAAAATAGAACATCATTTATCAGGAGAAGAAGTACCGTCTATGGTTGGAGATGCTGCATTTATTGATATAGGATTAGCTGAAAGAGTATTTCCTGATATTTTTGATGAAGAAGATAAAGATGGACTTGTTTTTTTTGATAATCTTACTCCTAAAGCACCTGGAGTTTTTGAAAAGAATGGCTTACTTTTATTTGCACATCCATTTTTTAGACGTTCTTTATCAAGATATAATTCATTAAATAGTCCTTTTTTACAGACTTTACAAAACATAAATGAAAATACAGAGCTACCAGTTAAAATTGCATTAGATAAGAATATGATAGGATTAGCTAGTTCATATGAAGATAAATTTGAATTTGAATATTGGTGGGGGCCAAAGTTTTCTGATGACTTAAATTCAAATTCATTGGGAGTAGCTAGACACGAGGCAGATGAGAGACATAAGCTCTTTTATGGTATTTCCAGAACTGAATTTAGATGGTATATTCAAGATGAGAAGAAAACTTTTGAATGTGAAGAACTTAAGGACATTCCGAGTTTGGGAGTGGATAATGATAGTTTTGGTTGTAGATTTATTCACAGTATGGTTGACCCATCTGAAAATAAACCAATACATATTGACGGAGCTATACGAATGTATGATGAAGAAAGTATGATTTATAGACTTGATACAGATTTGGGTAGAAGCGGACGACAAACAGATTATACTAAATTATGGAGAATAGATGGTTCTTTAAAAGTATCTCATTGGAAGGAACTGGTGACACATTATTATAGGGATAATCGCTTGGTTGGAGAATATTTAGGAGCCGAAGAGGATTCAGAAAATCTGGAGCCACATATTATATTATCGACTGAAACAAGTAGTAGTTTAGAAGATTATGTTCCTTGTAATATGGAAAAAGGACAAGGAATAAAAATATCTATGTCCTATCATCCGCAATCTCAAGGAACAGGACGACAAATTAGTGTTTTGGATTCATTTACGTATAATTCTCAAACGTATAATTATATAGAAAGTGATACTATTGAAATAATTAAAGTATTAAATAGAATGGGAGAGGAATTAAGGTTGCCAAATGAAAAGGTGAAATTAATCATATTTGAAGATTTAAGTATTAATTTTCCTTTGATTAATCATTACGGAAATAATGCTATTGGATTGGCAAATAAAACACAAGAGGCAATTCTTAAATTATGTAACA
This genomic stretch from Tindallia magadiensis harbors:
- a CDS encoding transposase; the protein is MGSRRKYSDEEKLQMVSRSLKGQPLQEISQETGIHPVLLSRWRKEYVETGRFGHKKQSSSALLLSEEAQKELERLKSRLEEKNLEVAVLRDMLKKNR
- a CDS encoding GNAT family N-acetyltransferase; this translates as MEIRKATIDDVKDISRIHALSWKFAYKGIIPQAFLDELKEDHWESAFVDWIKDNVLTAQILFENGKSIGCIAYGKSRDKSLPDWGEIVSLYLLPEYFGKGYGNKLLDSSLSDLKESGYESIYLWVLKNNRRARRFYEKNGMRCNNDEYVLEIMGEQLIDVRYIYSFNSCTK